A section of the bacterium genome encodes:
- the accD gene encoding acetyl-CoA carboxylase, carboxyltransferase subunit beta — MAWFGKRKYTVLPATKKRDIPDGLWTKCPGCGEIIYNKNLNKNLSVCPKCGFHNRVSVQERITQLIDRNTFVEYDKNMQSLDPLNFKAYKSYKDKIVQEQKKTGLKEAAVYGEGDIGDFHISIALTDYRFIMGSMGSVVGEKVTRAVELAMDKKIPFISISSSGGGARMYEGIFSLMQMAKTSAAVSRLSDKKIPFISVLTDPTGGGVSASFAFQADVIIAEPGALITFAGPRVIEQTIHQKLPEGFQRAEFLLAHGMIDMIVDRRELKKKLIDLIKHFDARKK; from the coding sequence ATGGCCTGGTTTGGTAAGCGAAAATATACTGTACTTCCTGCTACGAAGAAGAGAGATATTCCTGACGGTCTGTGGACAAAATGTCCCGGATGCGGGGAAATTATCTATAATAAGAATCTGAATAAAAATCTCAGTGTATGTCCAAAATGCGGGTTTCATAATAGAGTATCAGTACAAGAAAGAATTACCCAGTTAATAGATAGAAATACTTTTGTTGAATACGATAAAAACATGCAATCGCTTGATCCATTAAATTTTAAAGCTTACAAAAGTTATAAAGATAAAATAGTGCAGGAGCAGAAGAAAACAGGTCTAAAAGAAGCAGCTGTGTACGGGGAAGGAGATATTGGGGATTTTCATATATCCATTGCGCTTACAGATTATAGATTTATTATGGGAAGTATGGGTTCTGTTGTTGGAGAAAAGGTTACAAGAGCTGTTGAACTTGCAATGGACAAAAAAATCCCCTTTATAAGTATATCAAGCTCGGGAGGCGGCGCAAGAATGTATGAAGGAATATTTTCTCTTATGCAGATGGCAAAGACAAGTGCAGCTGTATCTCGCTTAAGTGATAAAAAAATTCCATTCATCTCAGTATTAACTGATCCCACAGGAGGAGGAGTTTCAGCAAGTTTTGCATTTCAGGCAGATGTGATAATTGCTGAACCGGGTGCTTTAATAACATTTGCTGGTCCTAGAGTAATAGAACAGACAATTCATCAAAAGCTTCCAGAAGGTTTTCAAAGAGCAGAGTTCCTTCTTGCCCATGGTATGATTGATATGATTGTTGATCGTAGGGAGTTAAAGAAGAAACTTATAGATCTTATTAAGCATTTTGATGCTCGCAAGAAGTAA
- a CDS encoding amidohydrolase family protein → MIIDVHTHLGKDANFYYPDVSIKKILYIMDKLGIDKICSSHLACLGGEFGYGYKETLKAFDEGKKRIYGYFVYNPNLIKESLYWMKKHRDDKRFIGIKIHPAFHQSFPHVDEYVPLWKYAENFSLPVLTHSWERDVNNPRQSFSQPHLFSQVLDKYPKLRLILAHSGGRYHGHLQAITLAKKYKNVYLDLAGDSFSFGLIEHLVKEVGSKKILFGSDLTWIDPRANLGRIFQAKITDKDKEKILGLNAVNLWKGEKKDVSDFEGI, encoded by the coding sequence ATGATTATAGATGTCCATACTCATCTAGGTAAAGATGCCAATTTTTATTATCCAGATGTAAGTATAAAAAAAATACTTTATATTATGGATAAGCTCGGCATTGATAAAATTTGTTCAAGCCATCTGGCCTGTCTGGGAGGAGAATTTGGTTACGGCTACAAAGAGACGCTTAAGGCGTTCGACGAAGGGAAAAAACGGATATACGGATATTTTGTTTATAATCCCAATCTGATTAAAGAAAGCCTGTACTGGATGAAAAAGCACAGGGATGATAAAAGATTTATAGGGATTAAGATACATCCAGCATTTCATCAATCTTTTCCCCATGTAGATGAATATGTCCCTCTCTGGAAGTATGCAGAAAATTTTTCTCTACCGGTTTTAACTCATAGCTGGGAAAGAGATGTAAATAATCCCAGACAATCTTTTTCCCAGCCTCATCTCTTTAGTCAGGTTTTAGATAAATATCCAAAATTAAGGCTTATTTTAGCGCATAGCGGTGGTCGCTATCACGGTCATCTTCAGGCGATAACATTGGCTAAGAAATACAAGAATGTTTATCTCGATTTGGCCGGAGACAGTTTCTCTTTTGGATTAATTGAACACTTGGTAAAAGAGGTTGGAAGTAAAAAGATACTCTTTGGCTCAGACCTTACCTGGATTGATCCGAGAGCAAACTTGGGTCGTATTTTTCAAGCCAAAATAACCGATAAGGATAAAGAAAAGATTTTAGGGCTAAATGCTGTCAATCTATGGAAAGGAGAGAAGAAGGATGTGTCAGATTTTGAAGGGATTTGA
- a CDS encoding DUF3604 domain-containing protein, which translates to MDKTLGTLKVWPERNVQVGETFDIKLQYKVGEQSILSSETFIIEWRENRFIKTQTKDSELPGFIESSTNASAKIKVEPCWENYSQYLHSQTHGIAITVIEGKLEKGDVVLLVIHKPETWAPFHMSTLPFPIRINFFVRFKIDGKIEYLDAGASINIISGHPEKLKIIATSKQDLNKPINLSIQALDRWNNIASEYLWEIELKSDFGYNHKLKFTLSDKGKKEIKLPINKKGVHYFKAEDKKRNFKATSNPVYIDNNKYYLYFGDIHGKVRFSHGVLGIDEYFRYGKDVSKLDFCATACMINWPVTGYSSKPEPPSYRDKNPLTDEDWQIIQEKTNYYNKPNEFITFLGQEWQRRREECKVGCPNCNELKSESFGDLNSYYSADKAPLLRPSNPKTCSPERLLSSLKNKDVLVIPHHSSAPAYTGAYTNWEKIPTDDIRLVEICSKWGVSEYEGNFRAIADYSKGHFVQDALRLGFRTGFIGSSDTHFGMPGSIIQEQPPQLCYANSGLACVYAEELTRGSVFQALQARRCYATTGVRMIIDFSINGHKMGEEFNLKEKEVRNIKIFTAGTNRIERIILVRNGEDFKTFVPKKDEYVCEFEFEDNSNLNSIAINAKDHSFVYYYVRVIQADWERGWSSPVWIDIE; encoded by the coding sequence ATGGATAAAACATTAGGAACATTGAAAGTATGGCCTGAAAGAAATGTTCAGGTGGGTGAAACGTTTGATATAAAACTGCAATATAAAGTTGGCGAGCAAAGCATTCTTTCCTCTGAGACGTTTATTATAGAATGGCGCGAAAATAGGTTCATAAAGACTCAAACAAAAGATAGTGAACTACCTGGTTTTATAGAATCTTCCACCAATGCTTCTGCTAAGATTAAAGTTGAACCCTGCTGGGAAAACTATAGCCAGTATTTACATAGTCAAACTCATGGTATTGCCATTACAGTAATAGAAGGGAAGTTAGAAAAAGGAGATGTTGTTTTACTGGTAATTCATAAGCCTGAAACCTGGGCGCCTTTTCATATGAGCACATTGCCTTTTCCTATAAGGATAAATTTTTTTGTTAGGTTTAAAATCGATGGGAAGATAGAATATCTGGATGCCGGCGCCTCTATAAATATAATTTCAGGACATCCTGAAAAACTCAAGATAATAGCGACTTCAAAGCAAGATCTAAATAAACCAATAAATTTAAGTATACAAGCTCTTGACCGATGGAACAACATAGCATCTGAATATTTGTGGGAAATAGAATTAAAGAGTGATTTTGGTTATAATCACAAATTAAAATTTACTCTTTCTGATAAAGGTAAAAAAGAAATAAAGTTACCCATAAATAAAAAGGGAGTTCATTATTTTAAAGCGGAAGATAAAAAAAGAAATTTTAAAGCTACCAGTAATCCTGTTTATATTGATAATAATAAATACTATTTATATTTTGGAGATATTCATGGAAAAGTTCGTTTTTCCCATGGAGTGTTGGGTATTGATGAGTATTTTCGTTATGGTAAGGATGTATCAAAATTAGATTTTTGCGCTACAGCTTGTATGATAAATTGGCCTGTTACCGGATATTCTTCAAAACCAGAACCTCCTTCCTATCGAGATAAAAACCCTCTCACCGATGAAGATTGGCAGATAATTCAAGAGAAAACTAATTATTATAATAAACCAAATGAGTTTATTACCTTTTTGGGACAAGAATGGCAAAGAAGAAGAGAAGAATGTAAAGTTGGTTGTCCAAATTGCAATGAACTCAAATCTGAATCTTTTGGGGATTTAAATAGTTATTATTCGGCAGACAAGGCGCCTTTGTTAAGACCCTCAAATCCTAAAACTTGTTCACCTGAGCGTCTCCTCTCATCGTTAAAAAATAAAGATGTTTTAGTTATTCCTCATCATTCAAGCGCCCCTGCATATACTGGCGCATATACAAACTGGGAGAAAATTCCTACAGATGATATAAGATTAGTAGAAATATGTTCAAAATGGGGAGTTTCAGAATATGAAGGTAATTTTCGAGCAATTGCAGATTATAGCAAAGGACATTTTGTCCAGGATGCCTTAAGGTTGGGTTTTCGTACAGGATTTATAGGATCAAGCGATACACATTTCGGCATGCCGGGAAGTATTATTCAGGAACAGCCCCCACAGCTTTGCTATGCCAACAGTGGTCTTGCGTGTGTATATGCGGAAGAGCTTACCAGAGGATCTGTTTTTCAGGCACTGCAGGCAAGACGGTGCTATGCCACAACAGGTGTGAGGATGATAATAGATTTTTCTATAAATGGACATAAAATGGGTGAAGAATTTAATCTTAAAGAAAAAGAAGTCAGGAATATTAAGATATTTACTGCGGGAACAAACAGAATAGAAAGAATAATTCTGGTCAGAAATGGAGAAGATTTCAAAACATTTGTTCCTAAAAAAGATGAATATGTATGTGAGTTTGAATTTGAGGATAACAGCAATCTTAACTCTATTGCAATTAATGCAAAAGATCATTCCTTTGTTTATTATTACGTAAGGGTAATTCAAGCAGATTGGGAGAGGGGATGGTCTTCTCCTGTTTGGATAGATATTGAGTGA
- a CDS encoding NAD(P)/FAD-dependent oxidoreductase, giving the protein MNDLSPNELMMKTDVVIIGAGVVGLAVAAEISKRKRDVIVLEQHSSFGQDTSSRNSEVIHAGLYYARDSLRARLCVEGKRLLYQLCTEAGIPHNRVGKLIVATNEYEIEILENLLKQGKGNGVEDLRFCSKEEIASYCPTLHCIQALYSPSTGILDSHSLMKYLEFRATQKDVIISYNTKVTGLDKHRDGYVLNVIDANGEKTRLISEFVINCAGLHSDTIAAMVGINTKEAGYSLYYSKGKYFRVKNKKTLPLNTLIYRARKSGVGVHTVIDLTGQVKLGPKNYEIEKKIDYSVDSSYKQEVFEDCKQFLPCLKLEDLSPDMAGISPRLQGSGRDFIITHEQEKGFPCLINLIGMDSPALTSCLAIGRHVSSIF; this is encoded by the coding sequence ATGAATGATTTGTCACCCAATGAATTAATGATGAAGACTGATGTAGTAATTATTGGTGCTGGAGTAGTGGGCTTGGCTGTGGCTGCTGAGATCAGCAAACGAAAACGTGATGTTATAGTTTTGGAACAACATTCTTCCTTCGGACAGGACACCTCCAGCCGAAATAGTGAGGTCATTCACGCTGGACTCTACTACGCAAGAGATTCCTTAAGAGCAAGACTGTGTGTGGAAGGGAAAAGGCTACTCTATCAACTATGTACAGAAGCTGGTATTCCTCATAACCGTGTGGGGAAGCTGATAGTTGCAACCAATGAATATGAAATTGAGATACTGGAAAATCTTTTGAAACAAGGTAAAGGGAATGGAGTGGAAGATCTTCGTTTCTGTTCTAAAGAGGAGATAGCAAGCTATTGTCCTACATTACACTGTATTCAAGCACTTTATTCACCTTCAACAGGCATCCTTGATAGTCATTCTTTAATGAAATACCTCGAATTCAGGGCTACTCAGAAAGACGTCATTATCTCCTATAATACGAAGGTGACAGGTCTAGATAAGCATCGGGATGGCTATGTTTTAAACGTTATAGACGCAAATGGTGAAAAAACACGCCTTATCTCTGAATTTGTGATAAACTGTGCTGGCCTGCATTCTGATACAATAGCTGCGATGGTTGGGATAAATACCAAAGAAGCTGGATACTCCTTATACTATTCAAAGGGCAAGTATTTCAGGGTCAAAAACAAAAAAACTCTACCTCTAAATACGCTGATTTACCGTGCTCGCAAAAGTGGTGTAGGAGTTCACACAGTAATTGATCTTACAGGACAGGTAAAATTAGGACCAAAAAATTATGAAATAGAGAAGAAAATTGACTATAGTGTTGATTCTTCTTACAAACAAGAGGTTTTTGAAGATTGCAAACAGTTTCTTCCCTGTTTAAAATTGGAAGATTTGTCTCCTGATATGGCTGGAATAAGTCCACGTCTTCAAGGATCAGGAAGGGATTTTATTATTACCCATGAGCAGGAAAAAGGCTTTCCATGCTTGATTAATCTTATTGGCATGGACTCCCCTGCATTAACCTCTTGTCTAGCAATAGGTCGGCATGTAAGTAGCATTTTTTAG
- a CDS encoding bifunctional folylpolyglutamate synthase/dihydrofolate synthase, which produces MTYLEALDYLNSLQYFGIKFGLNNIKVLLKLLGNPHDKFKAVHIAGTNGKGSVAAFTGSIIALSGYKVGVYTSPHLADFRERITIKTQSIRQESEIIEKFIPKAKIVSIVSDIKKAVRHMRNTLGINHPTYFEIITALAFKYFADENIDVLICEAGMGGRLDATNVCNSIISVITNVGLEHTDVLGKRITDIAYEKACIIKKNNVVISGSRKRKVLDIISNMVKEKKAGLVDINSEYKWGRTSSNINRQRFWIKGNNYLYSDLEISLLGEHQVTNAVTAVAVAEKLRLFDFKVPEDAIKTGLSSTIWQGRFQVLRKNPLLICDGAHNPSSARVLKQTISEIEYDRLIFIIGILKEKNYRDILRILLSKDSIAIFTNITSTDRALRPEILAQEAQKFTSSIIVKKDISLSLKYAFQKANRNDLVCVTGSLYLVGELLEVIRNEII; this is translated from the coding sequence ATGACCTATCTTGAGGCATTAGACTACCTGAATAGCCTTCAATACTTTGGTATAAAGTTTGGATTAAATAATATAAAAGTTCTACTTAAACTACTTGGAAACCCGCATGACAAATTCAAAGCCGTTCATATTGCAGGAACCAATGGCAAGGGTTCAGTTGCTGCATTCACAGGTTCTATAATCGCCTTATCAGGATATAAGGTTGGAGTTTATACATCGCCACACCTTGCTGATTTTAGAGAAAGAATAACTATAAAAACGCAGTCAATCAGGCAAGAATCTGAAATCATAGAAAAGTTTATTCCGAAAGCAAAAATAGTATCGATTGTTTCCGATATTAAAAAAGCTGTCAGGCATATGAGGAATACTCTTGGCATAAATCATCCAACTTATTTTGAGATTATTACCGCTTTAGCCTTTAAATATTTTGCTGATGAGAACATAGATGTTTTGATATGTGAGGCGGGCATGGGCGGGAGATTGGACGCGACAAATGTGTGTAATTCGATTATATCAGTAATAACTAACGTTGGGCTTGAACACACAGATGTGCTTGGTAAGAGAATTACAGATATAGCTTATGAAAAAGCGTGCATAATAAAAAAAAACAATGTGGTAATAAGCGGCAGCAGAAAACGGAAGGTTCTAGATATAATTAGCAACATGGTAAAAGAGAAAAAAGCAGGATTAGTTGACATAAACTCTGAGTACAAATGGGGAAGAACAAGTTCTAATATTAACAGACAAAGGTTCTGGATTAAGGGGAATAATTATTTATATAGTGATTTAGAAATCAGTCTACTCGGAGAGCATCAAGTAACTAATGCTGTTACAGCTGTTGCAGTAGCAGAGAAGCTTCGATTATTTGATTTTAAAGTTCCTGAAGATGCTATCAAAACAGGTCTTAGTAGCACAATCTGGCAGGGTAGATTTCAGGTATTAAGAAAAAATCCTTTGCTGATTTGTGATGGAGCGCATAATCCCAGCAGTGCAAGGGTTCTGAAGCAGACTATTTCTGAAATAGAATATGATAGATTAATATTCATAATTGGAATATTGAAAGAGAAAAATTACAGAGATATTTTGAGAATACTTCTTTCAAAGGATTCAATCGCGATTTTTACTAATATTACAAGTACTGATCGTGCATTGAGGCCTGAGATTCTAGCTCAAGAGGCACAAAAGTTCACCAGTAGTATTATTGTAAAAAAAGACATATCTTTATCATTAAAATATGCATTCCAGAAAGCAAATAGAAATGACTTGGTTTGTGTTACTGGCTCATTATATCTTGTTGGAGAATTATTGGAGGTGATTAGAAATGAAATCATATAG
- a CDS encoding rhamnulokinase: protein MSKFKSFLACDLGAESGRIIRGKFDGKKLCIAELHRFTHKPIFKSGTLYWDWDHILQEVISGIKIGIEKTNGNISGISCNSWAVDFGLLDSQKKLLSNPVSYRDHRTDRMPQRFNEIISEGELFLRTGTALESITTLCQLRSIVESNTKRLEREHKLLFISDLIHHALSETAVTDITMASASQMMNVKSLTWDREILKKLKVPSDILPDIVKPASIIGILKKEISTKQIPVIITASHDTTSAIAAIAKDNNTAFLSSGTWCMVGCEVNEPIGELDAAEELFGNFRLADSNWGFIRGIMGFWLIQQCRKIWEKKGLLFNYSDIVLLAEKSTPFKSLINPDNPKFLSPDDMIKAIQLFCVRTKQSSPTTPGEISRTIFESLAFDVKWTLEKIEYFTKKNFKHLHIVGGGCKNKLFCQLIADVTGLSVITGPAEATAIGNILLQLVATKELGTQDDIRSILENSIEMKTYESKKIQIIEEKYSFFKELRSYH from the coding sequence ATGAGTAAATTCAAGAGCTTTCTTGCCTGTGATTTAGGCGCGGAGAGCGGACGTATTATTCGGGGTAAGTTTGATGGGAAAAAACTCTGCATAGCTGAATTGCACAGGTTTACACACAAACCTATATTTAAATCAGGAACTCTCTATTGGGACTGGGATCACATTCTTCAAGAAGTTATCTCAGGAATAAAAATTGGTATAGAGAAAACAAATGGAAATATCAGCGGAATATCCTGTAATAGTTGGGCAGTTGATTTTGGGCTATTGGATTCTCAGAAAAAATTATTAAGCAATCCAGTTTCATACAGAGACCATAGAACAGATAGAATGCCACAGAGATTTAATGAAATAATTTCAGAAGGCGAGCTTTTCTTAAGAACAGGTACAGCGTTAGAGTCCATTACAACTCTCTGTCAGCTGCGTTCCATAGTAGAGTCTAATACAAAGAGGTTAGAAAGAGAACATAAACTTCTATTTATTTCAGACCTGATACATCATGCATTATCTGAGACCGCTGTTACTGATATTACAATGGCAAGTGCTTCTCAAATGATGAATGTAAAGTCTTTAACATGGGATAGGGAGATATTGAAGAAGTTGAAAGTGCCTTCAGATATCTTGCCAGATATTGTAAAACCTGCTTCAATCATAGGTATTTTAAAAAAGGAGATCTCGACCAAACAAATACCAGTGATTATCACTGCCTCTCATGATACAACCTCAGCTATTGCTGCTATAGCGAAAGATAATAACACTGCGTTTCTTAGCTCAGGCACCTGGTGTATGGTGGGATGTGAAGTAAATGAACCTATTGGAGAATTAGATGCAGCAGAAGAGCTATTTGGCAATTTTAGGCTGGCTGATTCCAATTGGGGTTTTATTAGAGGAATAATGGGATTCTGGCTTATTCAACAATGCCGGAAAATTTGGGAAAAGAAGGGTTTATTATTTAACTATAGTGATATAGTCTTACTTGCAGAGAAGAGTACTCCATTTAAATCTTTGATTAATCCAGATAATCCCAAATTTCTGTCTCCAGATGATATGATAAAAGCTATTCAATTATTTTGTGTAAGAACAAAGCAATCATCACCAACTACTCCTGGAGAAATCAGTAGAACAATTTTTGAAAGCCTGGCTTTTGATGTTAAATGGACATTGGAAAAAATTGAGTATTTCACAAAGAAAAATTTTAAGCATCTTCATATAGTAGGAGGGGGCTGCAAGAATAAATTATTCTGTCAATTAATTGCTGATGTTACAGGGTTGTCGGTAATTACAGGTCCTGCGGAAGCAACGGCTATTGGAAATATTCTCCTGCAATTGGTAGCAACAAAAGAACTCGGAACTCAAGACGATATTCGCAGTATTTTGGAAAATTCTATAGAGATGAAGACTTATGAATCGAAAAAAATTCAAATAATTGAGGAGAAATACAGTTTTTTTAAAGAGCTAAGGTCATATCATTAA
- a CDS encoding secondary thiamine-phosphate synthase enzyme YjbQ, protein MKSYRKELVFQTPHRRDYINITPEVEKALKESGIKDGLCLVNAMHITASVYINDNEQGLIRDYDKWLEKLAPHEPVSQYEHNGFEDNADAHMKRQVMGREVVVAVTHGKLDFGPWEQIFYGEFDGKRRKRVLVKIIGE, encoded by the coding sequence ATGAAATCATATAGAAAAGAGCTGGTTTTTCAGACACCACACAGGCGAGATTATATAAACATTACACCTGAAGTGGAAAAAGCGCTCAAGGAAAGCGGAATAAAGGATGGCTTATGTCTTGTTAACGCCATGCATATAACAGCCAGTGTATATATTAATGATAATGAACAGGGGTTGATTCGTGATTATGATAAATGGCTTGAGAAGCTTGCACCGCATGAACCGGTTTCTCAATACGAGCATAACGGTTTTGAGGATAACGCAGATGCTCACATGAAGCGTCAGGTAATGGGGCGTGAGGTTGTGGTTGCAGTAACACATGGGAAGCTTGATTTTGGTCCATGGGAACAGATATTCTATGGGGAATTTGACGGCAAACGAAGGAAGCGAGTTTTAGTAAAGATCATAGGGGAATAG
- a CDS encoding sugar phosphate isomerase/epimerase, with product MGNKLKIDTGTTAFSSCSDRFVKKGYREQISFERQLEMLAKVEGITGVALDYPTQYRDPVKLKKLLKKVGLQLGMTEIDMYSDRHWKFGSLSALDKKIRKEAVSLVKRGMDAAVEAEGADVQLWLGQDGYDYPFQADYSKAWNYLIESITEIANYRKDIKIVIEYKIKEPRNRIFISTIGKALLICERIGLSHVGITLDVGHSLMALENPAESAVLALNSGRLFHLHLNDNYRDWDHDMLPGTVNLWETLELFYWLEKMNFNGWYGIDIYPYREDGTKALTQTVKYIKKMAEIAEELEKSDIDTLQQKGDLLKIIDFLRRKILR from the coding sequence ATGGGAAATAAGTTAAAGATAGATACGGGGACTACTGCTTTTTCTTCCTGTAGTGATCGTTTTGTTAAAAAAGGTTATCGAGAGCAAATAAGCTTTGAAAGACAACTTGAGATGCTTGCTAAAGTTGAAGGAATTACAGGCGTAGCCCTTGATTACCCTACCCAGTATAGAGACCCAGTAAAACTGAAGAAACTATTAAAAAAGGTAGGACTTCAATTAGGAATGACGGAAATTGATATGTATAGCGATAGACATTGGAAGTTTGGCTCACTTTCAGCCCTGGATAAGAAAATCAGAAAGGAAGCTGTATCTCTTGTTAAAAGAGGGATGGATGCAGCTGTAGAGGCTGAGGGAGCAGATGTTCAGTTGTGGCTGGGCCAGGATGGTTATGATTACCCTTTTCAAGCTGACTATAGCAAAGCGTGGAATTATCTCATTGAGTCTATCACTGAAATTGCAAATTACAGGAAAGATATAAAGATTGTTATTGAATATAAGATAAAAGAACCCCGTAATAGAATCTTTATCTCAACCATTGGCAAAGCACTCCTTATCTGCGAAAGGATAGGACTTTCTCATGTCGGAATTACTCTTGATGTTGGTCATTCACTCATGGCGCTTGAGAATCCGGCTGAATCGGCTGTTTTGGCTTTAAATTCAGGACGACTTTTCCATCTTCATCTGAATGATAATTACCGGGATTGGGACCACGATATGCTTCCGGGGACAGTTAATCTCTGGGAGACGCTGGAACTTTTCTATTGGCTTGAGAAAATGAACTTTAATGGGTGGTATGGAATAGATATCTATCCATACAGGGAAGATGGGACAAAAGCACTTACGCAAACAGTAAAGTATATAAAGAAAATGGCTGAAATAGCTGAAGAGCTTGAAAAGTCAGACATAGATACTCTTCAACAAAAAGGCGATTTATTGAAAATAATAGATTTTCTTAGGCGAAAAATTTTGAGGTGA